The proteins below are encoded in one region of Takifugu rubripes chromosome 1, fTakRub1.2, whole genome shotgun sequence:
- the nif3l1 gene encoding NIF3-like protein 1 isoform X2 has product MLTECRKFSWKFVAPTFGRFCTGWSLNSGTCLFSSPSTISSIPPFLSHPGQSKSASAPCRSTVLCSCSRWLSHSTLRSDTMDLKEVLQVMEQLAPLSLAESWDNVGLLVEPSKCRPIKTILLTNDLTVAVMEEAESISSDLIVSYHPPLFRPFKRLVQSDWKQLLAVRAIESGMAIFSPHTSWDSVKGGLNDWLVGGLGSGQVSVLSPALSSIPSCHKLEFTVKSREELHTVMEELKACNSGTGLQHSSCRTDNSGIQVSVVCSDSALTPSVQAVLRHNATSSSLNIMKLEKPPLLGHGQGRLSVLNQPVTVATAIEKMKSHLGLTHLRLALGVGKTLDSSIFTVAVCAGSGASVLTGVKADLYITGEMSHHEVLDAVAKGTSVILSDHSNSERGFLSVFREKLTVRLPDSVAVVVSKVDRDPLEVV; this is encoded by the exons ATGCTGACCGAGTGTAGAAAATTCTCTTGGAAATTTGTTGCTCCTACTTTTGGAAGATTTTGCACCGGCTGGAGTTTGAACTCAGGGACgtgtctcttctcttctccctcaacaatttcatccatccctccatttctGTCTCACCCAGGTCAGAGTAAGAGCGCCTCAGCTCCCTGCCGCTCCACTGTTCTTTGCTCTTGCTCCCGTTGGCTTTCTCACTCTACCCTCCGTTCTGACACGATGGATCTAAAAGAAGTTCTGCAGGTGATGGAGCAACTCGCTCCGCTTTCTCTGGCCGAGTCATGGGACAATGTGGGCCTTCTCGTGGAGCCTAGCAAATGTCGACCTATTAAAACCATACTGCTCACTAACGACCTTACAGTCGCCgtcatggaggaagcagagTCCATAAGCAGTGACCTCATTGTGTCATATCACCCTCCTTTGTTTCGCCCATTCAAACGACTGGTTCAGAGCGACTGGAAGCAACTGTTGGCAGTCCGGGCGATAGAGTCTGGGATGGCAATCTTCTCCCCTCACACATCGTGGGACAGTGTTAAAGGAGGACTGAACGACTGGCTGGTTGGAGGTCTTG GTAGCGGGCAGGTGTCTGTGCTGAGTCCGGCCCTCAGTAGTATACCCAGTTGTCACAAACTGGAATTCACAGTCAAGAGCAGAGAAGAACTGCACACGGTAATGGAGGAACTGAAGGCTTGTAACAGTGGAACCGGTCTCCAGCATTCAAGCTGCAG AACAGACAACAGTGGGATCCAGGTCAGTGTAGTGTGTAGTGACTCAGCGCTGACCCCTAGTGTCCAGGCCGTGTTACGACACAATGCAACCAGCTCGTCCCTGAACATTATGAAGTTGGAAAAG CCGCCTCTCTTGGGACACGGCCAGGGACGACTTAGTGTTTTGAATCAGCCTGTAACGGTGGCAACAGCCATAGAGAAAATGAAGTCTCACTTGGGATTGACTCACCTTCGTTTGGCTCTTGGAGTTGGGAAGACGCTTG ATTCTTCTATTTTTACTGTGGCTGTGTGTGCTGGATCTGGAGCatcagtcctgactggtgtAAAGGCAGACCTTTACATCACAG GGGAGATGTCCCACCATGAGGTTCTAGACGCTGTGGCAAAGGGCACCAGTGTCATCCTCAGTGACCATAGCAACAGCGAACGGGGCTTCCTGTCCGTGTTCCGGGAGAAGTTGACTGTGCGCCTCCCTGACAGTGTCGCAGTGGTGGTGTCAAAGGTTGACAGAGACCCCCTGGAGGTGGTCTGA
- the nif3l1 gene encoding NIF3-like protein 1 isoform X1 translates to MKLWCGNKIMFTPMLTECRKFSWKFVAPTFGRFCTGWSLNSGTCLFSSPSTISSIPPFLSHPGQSKSASAPCRSTVLCSCSRWLSHSTLRSDTMDLKEVLQVMEQLAPLSLAESWDNVGLLVEPSKCRPIKTILLTNDLTVAVMEEAESISSDLIVSYHPPLFRPFKRLVQSDWKQLLAVRAIESGMAIFSPHTSWDSVKGGLNDWLVGGLGSGQVSVLSPALSSIPSCHKLEFTVKSREELHTVMEELKACNSGTGLQHSSCRTDNSGIQVSVVCSDSALTPSVQAVLRHNATSSSLNIMKLEKPPLLGHGQGRLSVLNQPVTVATAIEKMKSHLGLTHLRLALGVGKTLDSSIFTVAVCAGSGASVLTGVKADLYITGEMSHHEVLDAVAKGTSVILSDHSNSERGFLSVFREKLTVRLPDSVAVVVSKVDRDPLEVV, encoded by the exons ATGAAGCTGTGGTGTGGGAATAAAATCAT GTTTACACCAATGCTGACCGAGTGTAGAAAATTCTCTTGGAAATTTGTTGCTCCTACTTTTGGAAGATTTTGCACCGGCTGGAGTTTGAACTCAGGGACgtgtctcttctcttctccctcaacaatttcatccatccctccatttctGTCTCACCCAGGTCAGAGTAAGAGCGCCTCAGCTCCCTGCCGCTCCACTGTTCTTTGCTCTTGCTCCCGTTGGCTTTCTCACTCTACCCTCCGTTCTGACACGATGGATCTAAAAGAAGTTCTGCAGGTGATGGAGCAACTCGCTCCGCTTTCTCTGGCCGAGTCATGGGACAATGTGGGCCTTCTCGTGGAGCCTAGCAAATGTCGACCTATTAAAACCATACTGCTCACTAACGACCTTACAGTCGCCgtcatggaggaagcagagTCCATAAGCAGTGACCTCATTGTGTCATATCACCCTCCTTTGTTTCGCCCATTCAAACGACTGGTTCAGAGCGACTGGAAGCAACTGTTGGCAGTCCGGGCGATAGAGTCTGGGATGGCAATCTTCTCCCCTCACACATCGTGGGACAGTGTTAAAGGAGGACTGAACGACTGGCTGGTTGGAGGTCTTG GTAGCGGGCAGGTGTCTGTGCTGAGTCCGGCCCTCAGTAGTATACCCAGTTGTCACAAACTGGAATTCACAGTCAAGAGCAGAGAAGAACTGCACACGGTAATGGAGGAACTGAAGGCTTGTAACAGTGGAACCGGTCTCCAGCATTCAAGCTGCAG AACAGACAACAGTGGGATCCAGGTCAGTGTAGTGTGTAGTGACTCAGCGCTGACCCCTAGTGTCCAGGCCGTGTTACGACACAATGCAACCAGCTCGTCCCTGAACATTATGAAGTTGGAAAAG CCGCCTCTCTTGGGACACGGCCAGGGACGACTTAGTGTTTTGAATCAGCCTGTAACGGTGGCAACAGCCATAGAGAAAATGAAGTCTCACTTGGGATTGACTCACCTTCGTTTGGCTCTTGGAGTTGGGAAGACGCTTG ATTCTTCTATTTTTACTGTGGCTGTGTGTGCTGGATCTGGAGCatcagtcctgactggtgtAAAGGCAGACCTTTACATCACAG GGGAGATGTCCCACCATGAGGTTCTAGACGCTGTGGCAAAGGGCACCAGTGTCATCCTCAGTGACCATAGCAACAGCGAACGGGGCTTCCTGTCCGTGTTCCGGGAGAAGTTGACTGTGCGCCTCCCTGACAGTGTCGCAGTGGTGGTGTCAAAGGTTGACAGAGACCCCCTGGAGGTGGTCTGA
- the cabp5a gene encoding calcium-binding protein 5a isoform X2 produces MNSDTGTLYHSTGQLLGFRSFMSPLTDDKKSKQKEMSFGAACIFLRGGKNIQRQLADDEIEELRDAFNEFDKDKDGLISCKDLGNLMRTMGYMPTEMELIELSQNINMNLGGRVDFEDFVDLMTPKLLEETAGMIGVKELKDAFKEFDMDGDGEITTEELRSAMIKLMGEHMSRREIDAIVKEADDNGDGTVDFEEFVRMMSHQ; encoded by the exons ATGAACAGTGACACAGGGACGCTTTACCACAGCACAGGTCAGCTTCTTGGCTTCAGGTCGTTTATGAGCCCTTTGACTGATGACAAGAAATCTAAACAGAAAG AAATGAGTTTTGGAGCAGCGTGCATATTCTTACGAGGAGGCAAAAATATT CAAAGACAGCTGGCAGATGATGAGATCGAGG AGCTGCGTGATGCATTCAATGAGTTCGACAAAGACAAGGACGGGCTGATCAGCTGTAAGGACCTTGGTAATCTCATGAGAACGATGGGCTACATGCCCACGGAGATGGAGCTGATCGAGCTGAGTCAGAACATCAACATGAACC TTGGTGGCAGAGTTGACTTTGAGGATTTTGTGGACCTCATGACCCCAAAACTTTTGGAGGAAACAGCTGGGATGATTGGCGTGAAGGAGCTCAAAGATGCCTTTAAAGAG TTCGACATGGATGGCGATGGGGAGATCACAACAGAGGAGCTGAGGTCTGCCATGATCAAACTGATGGGTGAACACATGAGCCGAAGAGAGATCGACGCCATAGTCAAAGAGGCCGATGATAACGGGGACGGCACGGTAGATTTTGAAG AGTTTGTCAGAATGATGTCACATCAATGA
- the cabp5a gene encoding calcium-binding protein 5a isoform X1: MNSDTGTLYHSTGQLLGFRSFMSPLTDDKKSKQKAEMSFGAACIFLRGGKNIQRQLADDEIEELRDAFNEFDKDKDGLISCKDLGNLMRTMGYMPTEMELIELSQNINMNLGGRVDFEDFVDLMTPKLLEETAGMIGVKELKDAFKEFDMDGDGEITTEELRSAMIKLMGEHMSRREIDAIVKEADDNGDGTVDFEEFVRMMSHQ; this comes from the exons ATGAACAGTGACACAGGGACGCTTTACCACAGCACAGGTCAGCTTCTTGGCTTCAGGTCGTTTATGAGCCCTTTGACTGATGACAAGAAATCTAAACAGAAAG CAGAAATGAGTTTTGGAGCAGCGTGCATATTCTTACGAGGAGGCAAAAATATT CAAAGACAGCTGGCAGATGATGAGATCGAGG AGCTGCGTGATGCATTCAATGAGTTCGACAAAGACAAGGACGGGCTGATCAGCTGTAAGGACCTTGGTAATCTCATGAGAACGATGGGCTACATGCCCACGGAGATGGAGCTGATCGAGCTGAGTCAGAACATCAACATGAACC TTGGTGGCAGAGTTGACTTTGAGGATTTTGTGGACCTCATGACCCCAAAACTTTTGGAGGAAACAGCTGGGATGATTGGCGTGAAGGAGCTCAAAGATGCCTTTAAAGAG TTCGACATGGATGGCGATGGGGAGATCACAACAGAGGAGCTGAGGTCTGCCATGATCAAACTGATGGGTGAACACATGAGCCGAAGAGAGATCGACGCCATAGTCAAAGAGGCCGATGATAACGGGGACGGCACGGTAGATTTTGAAG AGTTTGTCAGAATGATGTCACATCAATGA
- the nif3l1 gene encoding NIF3-like protein 1 isoform X3 gives MKLWCGNKIMFTPMLTECRKFSWKFVAPTFGRFCTGWSLNSGTCLFSSPSTISSIPPFLSHPGQSKSASAPCRSTVLCSCSRWLSHSTLRSDTMDLKEVLQVMEQLAPLSLAESWDNVGLLVEPSKCRPIKTILLTNDLTVAVMEEAESISSDLIVSYHPPLFRPFKRLVQSDWKQLLAVRAIESGMAIFSPHTSWDSVKGGLNDWLVGGLGSGQVSVLSPALSSIPSCHKLEFTVKSREELHTVMEELKACNSGTGLQHSSCRTDNSGIQVSVVCSDSALTPSVQAVLRHNATSSSLNIMKLEKPPLLGHGQGRLSVLNQPVTVATAIEKMKSHLGLTHLRLALGVGKTLDSSIFTVAVCAGSGASVLTGVKADLYITGRSKSTFSIMGDVPP, from the exons ATGAAGCTGTGGTGTGGGAATAAAATCAT GTTTACACCAATGCTGACCGAGTGTAGAAAATTCTCTTGGAAATTTGTTGCTCCTACTTTTGGAAGATTTTGCACCGGCTGGAGTTTGAACTCAGGGACgtgtctcttctcttctccctcaacaatttcatccatccctccatttctGTCTCACCCAGGTCAGAGTAAGAGCGCCTCAGCTCCCTGCCGCTCCACTGTTCTTTGCTCTTGCTCCCGTTGGCTTTCTCACTCTACCCTCCGTTCTGACACGATGGATCTAAAAGAAGTTCTGCAGGTGATGGAGCAACTCGCTCCGCTTTCTCTGGCCGAGTCATGGGACAATGTGGGCCTTCTCGTGGAGCCTAGCAAATGTCGACCTATTAAAACCATACTGCTCACTAACGACCTTACAGTCGCCgtcatggaggaagcagagTCCATAAGCAGTGACCTCATTGTGTCATATCACCCTCCTTTGTTTCGCCCATTCAAACGACTGGTTCAGAGCGACTGGAAGCAACTGTTGGCAGTCCGGGCGATAGAGTCTGGGATGGCAATCTTCTCCCCTCACACATCGTGGGACAGTGTTAAAGGAGGACTGAACGACTGGCTGGTTGGAGGTCTTG GTAGCGGGCAGGTGTCTGTGCTGAGTCCGGCCCTCAGTAGTATACCCAGTTGTCACAAACTGGAATTCACAGTCAAGAGCAGAGAAGAACTGCACACGGTAATGGAGGAACTGAAGGCTTGTAACAGTGGAACCGGTCTCCAGCATTCAAGCTGCAG AACAGACAACAGTGGGATCCAGGTCAGTGTAGTGTGTAGTGACTCAGCGCTGACCCCTAGTGTCCAGGCCGTGTTACGACACAATGCAACCAGCTCGTCCCTGAACATTATGAAGTTGGAAAAG CCGCCTCTCTTGGGACACGGCCAGGGACGACTTAGTGTTTTGAATCAGCCTGTAACGGTGGCAACAGCCATAGAGAAAATGAAGTCTCACTTGGGATTGACTCACCTTCGTTTGGCTCTTGGAGTTGGGAAGACGCTTG ATTCTTCTATTTTTACTGTGGCTGTGTGTGCTGGATCTGGAGCatcagtcctgactggtgtAAAGGCAGACCTTTACATCACAGGTAGATCCAAGTCCACATTCAGCATCAT GGGAGATGTCCCACCATGA